In Vibrio stylophorae, the genomic stretch ATGCCTCAAAAGGCCCTGCGGTTCGAGCGACTCGAGCACAAGCCGATCGCCAGCTATATCGTGCAGCGATTCGCCACATGCTGGAAAACCAGCCTAATTTAATGTTGTTCCAACAACCCGTGGATGACTTGATCCTTGAAGGGGATCGCGTGGTTGGTGCCATAACCCAAATGGGACTTAAATTCCGTGCGAAAGCTGTGGTTCTGACCGCAGGTACTTTCCTTGGTGGCCGCATTCACATTGGTCTTGAGAACTACTCAGGTGGTCGCGCTGGCGATCAACCAGCGATTACCTTGGCACAACGTTTACGTG encodes the following:
- a CDS encoding FAD-dependent oxidoreductase; translated protein: MFYQENFDVIVIGGGHAGTEAALASARMGQRTVLLTHNIDTLGQMSCNPAIGGIGKGHLVKEVDALGGAMALAIDHGGIQFRTLNASKGPAVRATRAQADRQLYRAAIRHMLENQPNLMLFQQPVDDLILEGDRVVGAITQMGLKFRAKAVVLTAGTFLGGRIHIGLENYSGGRAGDQPAITLAQRLR